From the genome of Virgibacillus siamensis, one region includes:
- a CDS encoding DUF3899 domain-containing protein has product MWKLGMLYCLMIIAWLCCMALFDWSLMEWINYTFLVGLSSAIITVCIRIWKTGFLDLFNDGFRIMGQFLNPAAKSRSLQRANKRIAEDEDLQQFKAGIAARLFQLTLSVAIISVCLTVIGLLNYYKN; this is encoded by the coding sequence ATGTGGAAACTTGGTATGCTGTATTGTTTAATGATTATCGCATGGTTGTGCTGCATGGCCCTGTTCGATTGGTCATTGATGGAATGGATTAATTACACCTTTTTGGTTGGTTTAAGTTCCGCCATCATCACCGTTTGCATTCGAATTTGGAAAACCGGGTTTTTGGATTTATTTAACGATGGTTTTCGAATCATGGGGCAATTTTTAAATCCCGCAGCAAAATCAAGATCATTGCAGCGGGCTAATAAACGCATTGCTGAAGATGAGGATTTACAACAATTTAAGGCGGGAATAGCTGCTCGACTGTTTCAACTTACATTAAGTGTTGCGATCATATCGGTTTGTTTAACAGTTATTGGTTTACTTAATTATTATAAGAATTAG
- a CDS encoding peptide ABC transporter substrate-binding protein: MKKWLSALVFIFVISIVLSGCYGGGGEGSASDSGQSGEVKQEIVVNAMTEPPDIDPALATDTTSGWILDHIFEGLYTRDKEGKPVLGAAKDVKVSKDGKTYTFTLRDDAKWSDGSPVTAEDFEYAWKRVLNPKTGSPFAFYFYYIKGAEAYNKGNGSVEDVGINAIDKKTFQVKLNTPLGYFDSLLTLWTFYPVNKEVVKGNENWSAKADTLVGNGPFKLTKWKHDSHVVIEKNEHYYNKDVVNLEKITFEMVNEATTYYQMFKTGELDLIQTLPTDVIKQARENPAFKSVPYYGTYMYMFNVNKEPFTNKKVRKAFAMAINREALTKNVTLGGETPAFGMVPSGAETPKGDFREVGGPQFEENVKKAKQLLEEAKKEEGWNKLPEVTLMYNTSENHKKVAEAVQEMLKDNLGVNIKLANQEWGTYLATTKQHNFQMARMGWIGIFLDPVANLDYYLGDSPNNRTGWVNKEFDSLMAKAKAEQDAKKRYQLLHEAEKILLDEMPFMPVYFYRNTYMTNPNLKDVAYYVNRLPQFKWAKMEPEN, from the coding sequence ATGAAAAAATGGTTGTCGGCTTTGGTATTCATATTCGTAATCTCTATTGTACTGAGTGGCTGCTATGGCGGCGGAGGTGAAGGCAGTGCTTCTGATTCAGGTCAGAGTGGTGAAGTAAAGCAGGAAATTGTCGTTAATGCGATGACAGAACCGCCGGATATTGATCCCGCATTAGCAACAGATACGACATCAGGCTGGATTTTGGATCATATTTTTGAAGGGCTGTATACGCGTGACAAAGAAGGAAAGCCGGTTTTAGGCGCAGCAAAGGATGTAAAGGTTTCTAAAGATGGAAAAACCTATACATTTACCTTACGTGACGATGCGAAATGGTCGGATGGTTCACCAGTAACTGCCGAAGACTTTGAATATGCTTGGAAAAGGGTTTTGAATCCTAAAACAGGTAGTCCATTTGCGTTTTATTTTTACTATATTAAAGGTGCAGAAGCCTATAATAAAGGCAATGGATCCGTTGAAGATGTGGGAATTAATGCAATTGACAAGAAAACGTTTCAGGTCAAATTAAACACACCATTAGGGTATTTTGATAGTTTATTAACACTATGGACATTTTATCCGGTGAACAAAGAGGTTGTGAAAGGGAATGAAAATTGGTCTGCAAAGGCTGATACATTAGTTGGTAATGGTCCATTCAAATTGACAAAGTGGAAACATGACAGTCATGTTGTTATTGAAAAAAATGAACATTATTACAATAAAGATGTAGTAAATCTTGAAAAAATTACGTTCGAAATGGTTAACGAAGCGACAACGTATTATCAAATGTTCAAAACGGGCGAGTTGGACTTGATTCAAACATTGCCAACAGATGTTATTAAGCAAGCACGTGAAAATCCCGCCTTTAAATCGGTTCCATATTACGGAACTTACATGTATATGTTTAATGTAAATAAAGAACCGTTTACGAATAAAAAGGTTCGAAAGGCGTTTGCGATGGCAATCAATCGTGAGGCATTGACTAAAAATGTCACCCTGGGTGGAGAGACACCGGCATTCGGCATGGTACCTTCGGGAGCAGAAACACCAAAAGGGGACTTCCGTGAAGTGGGTGGTCCGCAATTTGAGGAAAATGTAAAAAAAGCGAAGCAATTGCTGGAAGAGGCGAAAAAGGAAGAAGGCTGGAATAAACTGCCGGAAGTTACATTAATGTACAATACATCGGAAAACCATAAAAAGGTTGCTGAGGCAGTGCAGGAAATGCTTAAAGACAATCTCGGTGTGAATATTAAACTTGCAAATCAAGAATGGGGAACCTATTTGGCCACTACAAAACAACATAACTTCCAAATGGCGCGTATGGGCTGGATCGGAATATTCCTAGATCCGGTTGCAAACCTTGATTATTACCTGGGTGATAGTCCGAATAACCGAACTGGTTGGGTGAATAAGGAATTTGATTCACTTATGGCAAAAGCAAAAGCAGAGCAGGATGCAAAGAAGCGATATCAGTTACTGCATGAAGCAGAGAAAATATTGCTGGATGAAATGCCGTTTATGCCAGTTTATTTTTATAGGAATACGTATATGACTAATCCGAATTTGAAAGATGTGGCATATTATGTGAATCGTTTGCCACAATTTAAATGGGCAAAAATGGAACCTGAAAACTAA
- a CDS encoding ABC transporter ATP-binding protein, producing MTEQLVELQSLKKYFRVRKNLNVKSVDDITFSINKGETFGLVGESGSGKSTLGKTLVGLQNPSGGNIIYNGHNVTQLSGEMKKKVNKEMQIIFQDPHASLNPRMRIGDIIAEGLDAYKLFKGKDRTNRIYELLERVGLSSEHAKRYPHEFSGGQRQRVGIARALAVEPNFIVADEPISALDVSIQAQVINLMEDLKRTEGLTYLFIAHDLGMVKHISDRIGVMYLGKMMELSESNAMFSNPLHPYTQALLSAIPKPDPRKTGRERIVLEGDPPSPTNPPSGCRFRTRCPFAMGICATQEPKWMEVERGHWTACHLY from the coding sequence GTGACGGAACAACTTGTTGAACTTCAATCATTAAAGAAATATTTCCGGGTCAGGAAAAACCTGAATGTAAAGTCTGTTGATGATATCACATTTTCGATTAACAAGGGTGAAACTTTCGGGCTTGTCGGTGAAAGCGGAAGCGGTAAGTCAACCTTGGGTAAAACACTGGTAGGCCTCCAAAATCCAAGTGGCGGAAACATTATTTATAACGGACACAATGTAACACAATTATCGGGGGAAATGAAGAAAAAAGTGAACAAGGAAATGCAGATCATCTTCCAGGATCCCCATGCCTCCCTAAATCCAAGAATGCGGATTGGGGATATTATTGCAGAAGGGTTGGATGCGTATAAACTTTTTAAAGGAAAGGATCGTACGAATCGGATCTACGAATTGCTGGAACGTGTCGGCCTAAGTTCAGAACATGCAAAACGATACCCTCATGAGTTCAGCGGTGGCCAAAGACAACGGGTTGGTATTGCGAGGGCACTGGCGGTCGAGCCAAATTTCATCGTTGCTGATGAACCTATTTCAGCGTTGGATGTGTCGATTCAAGCACAGGTAATTAATTTAATGGAGGATCTTAAAAGGACGGAAGGATTAACATATCTGTTTATCGCCCATGACCTTGGGATGGTAAAGCATATTAGTGACCGAATTGGTGTCATGTATTTAGGAAAAATGATGGAACTGTCTGAGAGCAATGCTATGTTTTCAAATCCGTTGCACCCGTATACGCAGGCGCTATTATCCGCTATACCAAAACCTGATCCACGTAAAACCGGACGTGAGCGGATTGTCTTGGAGGGTGATCCACCCAGTCCCACGAACCCTCCTAGTGGCTGCAGGTTTAGAACGAGATGTCCATTTGCAATGGGAATATGTGCAACGCAGGAGCCAAAGTGGATGGAGGTTGAAAGAGGTCATTGGACCGCTTGTCATTTATATTAA
- a CDS encoding ABC transporter ATP-binding protein, producing the protein MSRLLEVENLKINFKTYGGEVKAVRDVSFHVDTGEVVAIVGESGSGKSVTVQSIMGLIPTPPGIIKGGSIRFQEKELLNLSKKELRKIKGSNIGMIFQDPMTSLNPTMKIGKQIEEGLIIHQHLSKKEARERSIEMLKLVGIPNPEERSKQYPHEFSGGMRQRAMIAIALACSPDLLIADEPTTALDVTIQAQVLELMKGLQKEMNTSIILITHDLGVVAETAQRVIVMYGGMMVESGTILDLFENPKHPYTWGLLNSLPNTDEKEQKQLEPIEGSPPDLFSPPKGCPFAPRCKFAMEVCLEEMPGSYEIDEGHLAKCWLNDARAPKMDEIIAAGGGNA; encoded by the coding sequence TTGAGTCGTTTACTTGAGGTGGAAAATTTAAAAATTAACTTTAAAACATATGGTGGGGAAGTTAAGGCAGTACGAGATGTATCATTTCATGTTGATACGGGCGAAGTTGTGGCGATTGTCGGCGAAAGTGGAAGCGGAAAAAGTGTTACAGTGCAATCCATTATGGGGCTGATTCCAACACCGCCCGGCATAATTAAAGGGGGGAGTATCCGATTTCAGGAAAAAGAGTTGTTGAATCTATCCAAAAAAGAACTTCGAAAGATAAAAGGTTCCAACATTGGAATGATATTTCAGGACCCGATGACATCTCTTAACCCTACCATGAAAATTGGCAAACAAATAGAAGAGGGGCTGATCATTCATCAGCATCTGTCTAAGAAAGAAGCACGGGAACGCTCGATTGAGATGTTAAAACTCGTGGGAATCCCCAACCCGGAAGAGCGAAGTAAACAATATCCCCATGAATTTAGCGGGGGAATGCGTCAAAGAGCCATGATTGCGATTGCGCTGGCATGCAGCCCGGACTTATTAATTGCTGATGAACCGACTACAGCTTTGGATGTGACGATTCAAGCACAAGTGCTGGAACTGATGAAAGGTCTGCAAAAGGAAATGAATACATCGATTATCCTGATAACGCATGATCTTGGTGTAGTAGCGGAAACGGCACAAAGGGTAATTGTGATGTACGGCGGAATGATGGTTGAAAGCGGGACGATTTTGGACCTGTTCGAAAATCCGAAACATCCGTATACATGGGGCTTATTAAATTCGCTGCCGAACACGGATGAAAAGGAGCAAAAACAGCTGGAACCAATCGAGGGATCACCTCCGGATCTCTTTTCACCCCCAAAAGGATGCCCATTTGCACCAAGATGTAAGTTTGCAATGGAGGTTTGTCTGGAAGAGATGCCTGGATCGTATGAAATTGATGAAGGGCATCTTGCAAAATGCTGGCTAAATGACGCACGCGCGCCAAAAATGGATGAAATCATTGCAGCGGGAGGCGGAAATGCGTGA
- a CDS encoding ABC transporter permease encodes MEKLQSESMFRPVDSSKYMDSIQRPSLSVWKDTLLNILKNKLAILGFVLLLVIMFFAVAGPAMVPYNAAEQDLVGTNLPPSAEHWFGTDDLGRDMWARTWQGARVSLTIGFFAAFIDLIIGVVVGGVSGYMAGRGKTGDRIDGILMRLVEILYGIPYLLVVILLMVIMDPGITTIIIALSVTGWVGMARIVRGQVLQLKEQEYVMAAQKLGTSHWKIIYRHLLPNTLGIIIVNLTFTIPTAIFAEAFLSFLGLGVQAPHASWGTMANDSLGVILTGQWWRLFFPAFMISLTMFAFNVFGDGLQDSLDPQSRK; translated from the coding sequence ATGGAAAAGCTGCAGTCCGAATCTATGTTTCGTCCGGTAGATTCGTCAAAATATATGGACTCCATTCAGCGTCCAAGCCTGAGTGTTTGGAAAGACACACTACTCAATATACTTAAAAATAAGTTGGCAATTTTAGGTTTCGTACTACTCCTGGTAATTATGTTTTTTGCAGTGGCTGGTCCCGCGATGGTTCCTTATAATGCTGCAGAGCAGGACTTAGTAGGAACCAATTTGCCACCGTCCGCTGAACACTGGTTTGGAACAGATGATTTAGGCCGTGACATGTGGGCTAGAACGTGGCAGGGTGCGAGGGTTTCTTTAACAATTGGATTTTTTGCAGCATTTATAGACCTCATTATTGGTGTGGTTGTCGGTGGAGTATCAGGTTATATGGCCGGGAGAGGCAAAACCGGTGATAGAATTGATGGTATTTTGATGAGATTGGTTGAAATATTGTATGGGATTCCCTATTTGCTGGTAGTGATTCTCTTGATGGTTATTATGGATCCCGGTATTACAACCATTATTATTGCGTTATCTGTTACCGGATGGGTTGGAATGGCGCGGATTGTTCGTGGACAGGTATTGCAATTAAAGGAACAGGAATATGTAATGGCGGCACAAAAGCTGGGGACTTCACACTGGAAAATAATTTACAGACATCTGCTGCCCAATACATTAGGGATTATCATTGTCAACCTTACTTTTACTATTCCTACAGCTATTTTTGCTGAAGCGTTTTTAAGTTTTCTTGGTCTTGGTGTTCAGGCGCCGCATGCCAGTTGGGGAACAATGGCAAATGATTCACTCGGCGTTATTTTAACCGGGCAGTGGTGGAGACTATTCTTCCCGGCATTCATGATTTCATTAACAATGTTCGCTTTTAATGTGTTTGGTGATGGATTACAGGATTCTCTTGATCCACAATCGCGGAAATAG
- a CDS encoding ABC transporter permease: MYIVKRFITMLLTIWVIASLTFIVMKFIPGDPFASDTNVLPKEVLENMRAKYNLDEPIPVQYILYMKNLVFLDLGPSIQSESRTVNEIIVSGFPASATLGLQSMVIAIIFGLILGILSALYHNKLIDYASMAFAILGISIPSFILAPLLIDIFAVKLGILPVASWGTFWHSILPTLALATMPLAIIARFMRSSMLDVMNQNYIKTADAKGLSSIKIVTKHGIRNAILPVVSFIGPLFVGLITGTFVIEKIFAVPGIGKYFVESIFNRDYPVIMGITIFFSSVLVFTLFLIDISYRFIDPRIKLTSKED; encoded by the coding sequence TTGTATATTGTCAAACGCTTTATAACAATGCTGTTAACGATTTGGGTGATTGCGTCACTTACATTTATCGTTATGAAATTTATTCCAGGTGATCCATTTGCTTCAGATACGAATGTTCTTCCAAAAGAGGTCCTGGAAAATATGCGGGCGAAGTATAATCTTGATGAGCCAATTCCTGTCCAGTACATATTGTATATGAAAAATCTGGTTTTCCTGGACTTGGGGCCATCTATTCAGTCCGAAAGCCGTACCGTTAATGAGATTATTGTATCCGGATTTCCAGCTTCCGCAACGCTTGGCCTACAATCGATGGTTATAGCTATTATTTTCGGATTAATACTAGGGATTCTATCCGCGTTATACCACAATAAATTAATAGATTATGCATCGATGGCTTTCGCAATTCTTGGAATATCCATACCGAGTTTTATATTAGCGCCATTACTTATTGATATATTTGCGGTAAAACTCGGAATCCTTCCTGTCGCATCCTGGGGAACATTTTGGCATTCTATTTTACCAACGCTTGCACTGGCGACAATGCCATTAGCTATTATTGCGAGGTTTATGCGGTCGAGTATGCTTGATGTCATGAATCAAAATTATATAAAAACGGCGGATGCAAAAGGTTTATCGTCTATAAAAATAGTTACGAAACATGGAATCCGCAATGCAATATTGCCTGTTGTTTCTTTCATAGGTCCACTGTTTGTCGGGTTGATTACAGGTACGTTTGTTATCGAAAAAATATTCGCTGTTCCAGGAATCGGGAAATACTTTGTTGAAAGTATTTTTAATCGTGATTACCCGGTAATTATGGGTATAACCATATTTTTTAGTTCGGTTTTAGTTTTTACTTTGTTCTTAATAGATATTTCATACCGGTTTATTGATCCGAGGATAAAGTTAACAAGCAAGGAGGATTAA
- a CDS encoding CocE/NonD family hydrolase: protein MVFNIQDSEKRTIKTDYPREIKKLDHVWIPLSDGSKLATTIWLPKDAEDNPVPAILEYIPYRKNDFTAIRDSARHPYFAGHGYASIRVDIRGAGDSDGILLDEYLKQEHDDALEVLDWIQKQTWSTGSIGIIGKSWGGFNGLQVAARKHPALKTIITLCSTDDRYADDVHYRGGNILGSDMLWWASTMFVYNARPQDPAVVGDNWRENWLNRLENTPPFVEEWMRHQRRDAYWKHGSVCENYEDIQIPVFAVSGWQDGYTNAVFRLIENLPNAKGLIGPWAHEYPEVATPEPAIGFLQECLRWWDQWLKGVETGIMDEPKLISWIQDSELPAVSYDERPGKWVADTAWPSNNVSEQSLYLEEGKLNKIPADSTELAIPSVQEHGFYAGVFCPFGQPGDLPADQRLENGKSVVFTSDPFEETTELLGNPVFHASLSSNQKNALLAVRLSDKAPTGESTLISWGMLNLTHRNSHEQPEPLEPNKRYNITVKLDALGQQIPKGHKLEVALSPTYWPQAWPSPKPVTLTLFSGKDTYLTLPVRTPQKEDEKVENFRNPETAEVLEKETIRTECRTRHVSHDTITGTWKLEDFSDEGERFQPSNGLQYGSINQNTYTIKENDPLSARAECKWEVKVGREDWQTKLKSHSEMTSDETTFYLTNTMIAYENGEEIFHKTWNTEIPRDFV, encoded by the coding sequence TTGGTATTTAATATACAAGATTCCGAAAAACGTACCATTAAAACAGACTATCCAAGAGAAATAAAGAAATTGGACCATGTATGGATACCTTTATCAGACGGATCAAAGCTGGCAACGACAATCTGGCTGCCAAAAGATGCAGAAGATAATCCAGTACCAGCTATTTTAGAATATATTCCATATCGAAAAAATGACTTTACTGCTATTCGTGACTCGGCAAGACATCCGTATTTTGCGGGACATGGATATGCAAGCATTCGTGTGGATATTCGGGGTGCCGGGGATTCGGATGGAATTTTGCTTGATGAATATTTAAAACAAGAACATGATGACGCATTGGAAGTATTGGACTGGATTCAAAAACAAACATGGTCGACCGGTTCCATCGGCATAATTGGTAAATCATGGGGGGGTTTTAATGGTTTGCAAGTTGCAGCCCGAAAACATCCCGCACTGAAAACAATTATTACATTATGTTCTACAGATGACCGTTATGCAGACGATGTCCATTATAGGGGCGGCAACATATTAGGTTCGGATATGCTTTGGTGGGCATCGACAATGTTTGTATATAATGCGCGACCACAGGATCCGGCGGTTGTAGGTGACAATTGGCGTGAAAATTGGTTGAACCGATTGGAGAATACACCGCCGTTTGTTGAAGAATGGATGCGGCATCAGCGCAGAGATGCATATTGGAAACATGGCTCTGTGTGTGAAAACTATGAAGACATCCAAATACCTGTTTTTGCAGTCAGTGGCTGGCAGGATGGGTATACTAACGCGGTTTTTCGTCTTATTGAAAACTTGCCAAACGCAAAGGGGTTAATCGGTCCATGGGCACATGAATATCCGGAAGTAGCTACACCTGAACCGGCAATCGGATTTTTACAGGAATGCCTTCGCTGGTGGGATCAATGGCTTAAAGGCGTGGAAACCGGTATTATGGATGAACCGAAGCTGATTTCCTGGATACAGGACAGTGAATTGCCAGCGGTCAGCTACGATGAGCGTCCCGGTAAATGGGTAGCGGATACTGCTTGGCCATCCAATAATGTTAGTGAACAATCATTATACCTGGAAGAAGGAAAACTGAACAAAATTCCAGCTGATTCTACGGAATTGGCAATTCCAAGTGTACAGGAACACGGATTCTATGCAGGTGTTTTCTGTCCTTTTGGTCAACCTGGTGATTTACCAGCTGATCAACGACTGGAAAATGGTAAATCGGTTGTGTTTACATCTGACCCCTTTGAAGAAACAACAGAATTGTTGGGAAATCCGGTTTTTCATGCTTCTTTGTCGTCAAACCAGAAAAATGCCTTGTTGGCAGTACGACTCTCCGATAAAGCTCCAACCGGGGAATCCACTTTAATCAGCTGGGGTATGCTGAATCTGACGCACAGGAACTCACATGAACAACCAGAGCCATTGGAACCCAACAAAAGGTATAATATAACTGTAAAACTTGATGCACTCGGACAGCAGATACCCAAGGGTCACAAATTGGAAGTTGCATTGTCTCCAACGTATTGGCCGCAAGCTTGGCCTTCACCAAAACCGGTGACATTAACGCTGTTTTCCGGTAAAGATACGTATCTTACTTTACCGGTAAGGACTCCGCAAAAAGAAGATGAAAAGGTTGAAAACTTTCGTAATCCGGAAACAGCTGAAGTATTGGAAAAAGAAACAATTCGAACAGAGTGCCGAACCAGGCATGTTTCGCATGATACGATTACAGGCACCTGGAAACTTGAAGACTTTTCGGATGAAGGCGAACGTTTTCAGCCTTCGAATGGTTTGCAGTATGGAAGTATTAACCAAAATACGTATACCATAAAAGAAAATGATCCATTAAGCGCCCGCGCAGAATGTAAATGGGAAGTAAAAGTTGGACGAGAAGATTGGCAGACAAAGTTGAAAAGTCATAGTGAAATGACCAGTGATGAAACAACATTTTATCTGACCAATACTATGATTGCCTATGAAAATGGGGAGGAAATATTCCATAAAACGTGGAATACAGAAATTCCTAGGGATTTTGTGTAA
- a CDS encoding TetR/AcrR family transcriptional regulator: MKSSRKEIQRTRMWRYFIDAATEVIEEEGIDHVTIRKIADKAGFTSSTAYNYFKDLSHLKFFAAMRFTTGYIEELPIYMKKGTNTVEKWLYSWECFCKHSFDQPNIYSVIFMDNLGLVAEEMLNDYYNVFQNDLIGLPEQIQSIITEHNFSKRSASYIQSTVDEGYIKQQDIELIADTTLLLWKGMMSTVMNHRRMYTKEEAINRTLYYVYESVIRVVNPDKRMQIDFKPDNY; the protein is encoded by the coding sequence GCGTTATTTCATAGATGCGGCAACAGAAGTTATTGAAGAAGAAGGAATTGATCATGTAACGATCCGGAAAATTGCAGACAAGGCAGGGTTCACCAGTTCAACGGCATATAATTATTTCAAGGATTTATCCCACTTGAAATTTTTTGCAGCCATGCGATTTACAACCGGGTATATTGAAGAATTACCAATATATATGAAAAAGGGAACAAATACAGTGGAAAAATGGCTTTACTCCTGGGAGTGTTTTTGTAAACATTCCTTTGATCAGCCAAACATATACTCTGTCATTTTTATGGATAATTTAGGATTGGTGGCAGAGGAAATGTTGAATGATTATTATAACGTTTTCCAAAATGATCTGATTGGATTGCCTGAACAAATTCAATCAATTATTACGGAGCATAATTTTTCTAAACGTAGTGCTTCCTATATTCAGAGTACTGTTGACGAAGGATATATCAAACAACAAGATATTGAGTTGATTGCTGATACGACACTGTTGCTGTGGAAGGGCATGATGAGTACCGTGATGAACCACCGCCGAATGTATACAAAGGAAGAAGCAATTAACCGCACATTGTATTATGTTTATGAAAGTGTAATACGCGTGGTCAACCCGGATAAACGTATGCAAATTGACTTTAAACCTGACAATTATTAA